A window of the Odocoileus virginianus isolate 20LAN1187 ecotype Illinois chromosome 20, Ovbor_1.2, whole genome shotgun sequence genome harbors these coding sequences:
- the KCTD15 gene encoding BTB/POZ domain-containing protein KCTD15 isoform X2 — MPHRKERPSGSSLHAHGSTGTAEGGSMSRLSLTRSPVSPLAAQGIPLPAQLTKSNAPVHIDVGGHMYTSSLATLTKYPDSRISRLFNGTEPIVLDSLKQHYFIDRDGEIFRYVLSFLRTSKLLLPDDFKDFSLLYEEARYYQLQPMVRELERWQQEQEQRRRSRACDCLVVRVTPDLGERIALSGEKALIEEVFPETGDVMCNSVNAGWNQDPTHVIRFPLNGYCRLNSVQDVL, encoded by the exons ATGCCTCACCGCAAGGAGCGGCCGAGCGGGTCCTCGCTTCACGCCCACGGCAGCACCGGCACGGCG GAGGGAGGAAGCATGTCTCGGTTGTCTCTTACCCGGTCGCCTGTGTCTCCCCTGGCCGCCCAGGGGATCCCGCTGCCAGCCCAGCTCACGAAGTCCAATGCGCCTGTGCACATCGACGTGGGCGGCCACATGTACACCAGCAGCCTGGCCACACTCACCAAGTACCCAGACTCCAG AATAAGCCGCCTCTTCAATGGCACTGAGCCCATTGTCCTGGACAGTTTGAAGCAACACTATTTCATCGACCGGGATGGGGAGATTTTCCGCTACGTCCTGAGCTTCCTGCGGACGTCcaaactgctgcttcctgatgACTTCAAG GACTTCAGCCTGCTGTACGAGGAGGCGCGCTACTAccagctgcagcccatggtgCGCGAGCTGGAGCGCTGGCAGCAGGAGCAGGAGCAGCGGCGCCGCAGCCGGGCCTGCGACTGCCTGGTGGTGCGCGTCACGCCGGACCTGGGCGAGCGGATCGCGCTCAGCGGCGAGAAGGCCCTCATCGAGGAGGTCTTCCCCGAGACCGGGGACGTCATGTGCAACTCAGTCAACGCTGGTTGGAACCAGGACCCCACGCACGTTATCCGCTTCCCGCTCAACGGCTACTGCCGGCTCAACTCGGTGCAG gatGTTCTATAA
- the KCTD15 gene encoding BTB/POZ domain-containing protein KCTD15 isoform X1, with protein sequence MPHRKERPSGSSLHAHGSTGTAEGGSMSRLSLTRSPVSPLAAQGIPLPAQLTKSNAPVHIDVGGHMYTSSLATLTKYPDSRISRLFNGTEPIVLDSLKQHYFIDRDGEIFRYVLSFLRTSKLLLPDDFKDFSLLYEEARYYQLQPMVRELERWQQEQEQRRRSRACDCLVVRVTPDLGERIALSGEKALIEEVFPETGDVMCNSVNAGWNQDPTHVIRFPLNGYCRLNSVQVLERLFQRGFSVAASCGGGVDSSQFSEYVLCREERRPQPTPTAVRIKQEPLD encoded by the exons ATGCCTCACCGCAAGGAGCGGCCGAGCGGGTCCTCGCTTCACGCCCACGGCAGCACCGGCACGGCG GAGGGAGGAAGCATGTCTCGGTTGTCTCTTACCCGGTCGCCTGTGTCTCCCCTGGCCGCCCAGGGGATCCCGCTGCCAGCCCAGCTCACGAAGTCCAATGCGCCTGTGCACATCGACGTGGGCGGCCACATGTACACCAGCAGCCTGGCCACACTCACCAAGTACCCAGACTCCAG AATAAGCCGCCTCTTCAATGGCACTGAGCCCATTGTCCTGGACAGTTTGAAGCAACACTATTTCATCGACCGGGATGGGGAGATTTTCCGCTACGTCCTGAGCTTCCTGCGGACGTCcaaactgctgcttcctgatgACTTCAAG GACTTCAGCCTGCTGTACGAGGAGGCGCGCTACTAccagctgcagcccatggtgCGCGAGCTGGAGCGCTGGCAGCAGGAGCAGGAGCAGCGGCGCCGCAGCCGGGCCTGCGACTGCCTGGTGGTGCGCGTCACGCCGGACCTGGGCGAGCGGATCGCGCTCAGCGGCGAGAAGGCCCTCATCGAGGAGGTCTTCCCCGAGACCGGGGACGTCATGTGCAACTCAGTCAACGCTGGTTGGAACCAGGACCCCACGCACGTTATCCGCTTCCCGCTCAACGGCTACTGCCGGCTCAACTCGGTGCAG GTCCTGGAGAGGCTCTTCCAGAGGGGTTTCAGCGTGGCTGCGTCCTGCGGGGGGGGCGTGGACTCCTCCCAGTTCAGCGAGTATGTGCTTTGCCGTGAGGAGCGGCGACCACAGCCCACCCCCACTGCTGTCCGAATAAAGCAGGAGCCCCTGGACTAG